Proteins encoded by one window of Sulfurimonas crateris:
- a CDS encoding carbon-nitrogen hydrolase family protein: MRAAVLQLSAQGMSSTKLYNYIRIASKQGVKVLLLGEYILNPFFKELQNLSPSMIKEHSEHQIKVLRELSSTYKLTIIAPIIIVKRGKIYKTIAKFAPSSTSYYQQQLLINYSHWNEEKFFANEQKAIESPLIFKIDGFKFGVMSGFELHFDKIFEEISSKNVDCILLPSVSTFDSYERWKALILSRAFTHNCYILRANRIGEYTQDGFTWYFYGDSLLASPNGELLEHLGNKEELMIVDMQHSEVLRARKFWGFKETIHKRSSL, encoded by the coding sequence ATGCGCGCCGCTGTACTTCAACTCAGTGCACAGGGAATGAGCTCGACCAAGCTCTATAACTACATCCGCATTGCCTCTAAGCAGGGAGTTAAAGTCCTTCTGCTTGGCGAGTACATATTAAACCCTTTTTTTAAAGAGCTTCAAAACCTCTCACCGTCTATGATAAAAGAGCACTCCGAGCATCAGATAAAAGTGTTAAGAGAGCTCTCTTCAACATACAAACTCACAATTATCGCTCCTATTATTATCGTAAAAAGAGGCAAAATATATAAAACTATTGCAAAATTTGCACCCTCCTCTACATCTTACTACCAGCAACAGCTTCTTATAAACTACTCGCACTGGAATGAAGAGAAGTTTTTTGCAAATGAGCAAAAAGCTATTGAATCCCCGTTGATATTCAAAATAGACGGATTTAAGTTTGGTGTTATGAGCGGGTTTGAACTACATTTTGATAAAATATTCGAAGAGATAAGTTCTAAAAATGTTGATTGTATTCTATTGCCGAGTGTCTCTACGTTTGACTCATACGAGAGGTGGAAAGCGCTAATACTCTCACGCGCCTTTACGCACAACTGCTATATTTTAAGAGCGAACAGAATCGGCGAGTACACTCAAGACGGCTTTACATGGTATTTTTACGGCGATTCGCTTCTGGCTTCGCCAAACGGAGAACTTCTTGAACACTTGGGAAACAAAGAGGAGCTTATGATCGTAGATATGCAGCACTCTGAAGTACTAAGGGCAAGAAAGTTTTGGGGTTTTAAAGAGACAATACATAAAAGGAGCTCTCTATGA
- the xseB gene encoding exodeoxyribonuclease VII small subunit, whose amino-acid sequence MAKEKEGFTEETIDFESKLQNAKKILDTLMNPEITLSDSVKAYEQGMKELTQAQKILEEAEIKITQIKGE is encoded by the coding sequence ATGGCTAAAGAAAAAGAGGGCTTTACTGAAGAAACCATTGATTTTGAATCAAAACTGCAAAATGCCAAAAAAATTCTAGATACTTTGATGAACCCTGAGATCACACTCTCCGATAGCGTAAAAGCTTATGAACAAGGGATGAAAGAGTTAACCCAAGCTCAGAAGATCCTCGAAGAGGCAGAGATCAAGATCACGCAGATAAAAGGAGAGTAA
- the metX gene encoding homoserine O-acetyltransferase MetX — MSLNLKTYTEHFTNPLYLESGRILEPYDITYETYGELNDDKSNVVVICHALTGSHHCAGTYDGDKKPGWWDNLIGSSKAVDTDKYFVICTNVLGSCFGSTGPMSPQHPHHNPYRYKFPVITIKDMVKAQRILFDKLGIHNVHAIIGGSMGGMQALHFAIHYPDFASKIISLATTHATQPWAIAFNKISQEAILKDPDFKGGYYESSEIAKSGLSGMAVGRMAGHISFLSPESMQSKFGREYRGTDGLYELFGKFQVEMYLEYNGYNFTKWFDPLSYLYITKAINIYDLSRGFDSLGEALQKVNAELHLISFSNDLLFRSHEMKEINDTLKAIGYKNHNYLDVQSDYGHDSFLVEVDKFEKYIKDVLNG; from the coding sequence TTGTCACTAAACTTAAAGACATACACAGAACATTTTACAAACCCGCTCTATCTTGAGAGCGGACGTATTTTAGAACCATACGATATAACTTACGAGACCTACGGCGAACTAAACGATGACAAAAGCAATGTTGTCGTCATATGTCATGCACTCACAGGTTCACACCACTGTGCAGGAACTTACGATGGAGATAAAAAACCGGGATGGTGGGACAATCTTATCGGCAGCTCCAAAGCAGTAGATACGGACAAATATTTTGTTATATGTACAAATGTTCTTGGCAGCTGTTTTGGCTCAACCGGACCTATGAGCCCGCAGCATCCGCACCATAACCCTTATCGTTATAAATTTCCTGTTATAACCATCAAAGATATGGTAAAAGCACAAAGAATTCTTTTTGACAAGCTCGGTATCCATAATGTTCATGCTATTATTGGCGGTTCAATGGGTGGTATGCAGGCGCTTCATTTTGCGATCCACTATCCCGATTTTGCTTCAAAGATAATATCTCTGGCAACAACGCACGCTACTCAGCCGTGGGCTATTGCCTTTAACAAGATATCCCAAGAGGCGATACTAAAAGATCCTGATTTTAAGGGCGGATATTATGAGAGCTCCGAAATAGCAAAGAGTGGGCTATCAGGCATGGCAGTGGGAAGAATGGCAGGACACATCAGTTTTCTCTCACCCGAATCCATGCAGAGCAAATTTGGCAGAGAGTATAGAGGAACTGACGGTCTTTACGAGCTTTTTGGAAAGTTTCAAGTGGAGATGTACTTGGAGTACAACGGCTACAACTTTACAAAGTGGTTTGATCCGCTCTCTTATCTCTATATAACTAAAGCGATAAACATATATGATCTATCTCGCGGATTTGACTCTTTGGGCGAAGCTCTGCAGAAAGTAAATGCCGAGCTTCATCTTATCAGCTTCAGCAACGATCTGCTATTTAGAAGCCATGAGATGAAAGAGATAAACGATACGCTTAAAGCCATAGGATACAAAAACCATAACTATCTTGATGTCCAGAGCGATTATGGGCATGACTCCTTTTTGGTAGAGGTCGATAAATTTGAAAAATATATTAAGGATGTGCTAAATGGCTAA
- a CDS encoding O-acetylhomoserine aminocarboxypropyltransferase/cysteine synthase family protein, which translates to MDLQTRALHEGYEKGAEGAMAVPIYQTTAYEFRDAEHAGNLFSLKELGYIYTRLNNPTTDVFEKRFASLEGGEAALATSSGMSAIFFAIANAAEAGDNIVCAKQLYGGTLTQTAHTLKRFGIEARFFNVHDTDAMEALIDDKTKVIFFESLTNPSIDVADIEAITKIANKYGILTVVDNTVATPVLCRPFEHGVDVTVHSASKYTTGQGLAIGGILVERKGLVEKLKANPRYAHFNEPDHSYHGLVYVDVPLPPFTLRARLSLLRDLGAVVSPFNSWLFIQGIETLSLRMREHSKNALELAEFLESHPKVKKVNYPGLKSNANYQNAQKYFDNGASSGLLSFEVGSLEEAVKIVDATKLYSLVVNIGDSKSIITHPASTTHQQLTQEELIACGVPAGLIRISCGLESAADLIADLKQALEA; encoded by the coding sequence ATGGATTTACAGACTAGAGCACTTCACGAGGGTTATGAAAAAGGGGCTGAGGGGGCTATGGCAGTTCCTATTTATCAGACAACGGCTTATGAATTTAGAGATGCCGAGCATGCAGGAAATCTATTTTCCCTAAAAGAACTTGGGTATATCTATACTCGTTTAAACAATCCTACTACAGATGTATTTGAGAAGAGATTTGCTTCTCTTGAAGGCGGCGAGGCTGCTCTTGCAACATCAAGCGGAATGAGCGCTATCTTCTTTGCTATTGCCAATGCAGCAGAGGCAGGAGATAACATTGTTTGTGCTAAACAGCTTTACGGCGGAACTCTGACTCAGACCGCGCATACCCTTAAGAGATTTGGCATTGAGGCTAGATTTTTTAATGTTCATGACACTGATGCTATGGAAGCACTCATAGATGACAAGACAAAAGTGATATTTTTTGAGTCTCTGACAAACCCGAGCATTGACGTAGCAGACATCGAAGCAATAACTAAGATCGCAAACAAGTATGGCATTTTGACGGTAGTGGACAACACAGTTGCAACCCCTGTTTTATGCCGTCCGTTTGAGCATGGAGTTGATGTTACGGTTCATAGTGCGAGTAAATACACAACCGGTCAAGGTCTTGCTATCGGAGGTATTTTGGTTGAGAGAAAAGGGCTTGTTGAAAAACTAAAGGCAAACCCTCGTTATGCACACTTTAACGAGCCTGATCACTCGTATCACGGTCTTGTCTATGTTGATGTGCCTCTTCCGCCATTTACGCTTCGTGCCCGCCTCTCACTTCTGCGTGATCTGGGCGCTGTTGTCTCTCCGTTTAACTCTTGGCTGTTTATTCAAGGGATCGAGACGTTGTCTCTTCGTATGAGAGAGCACTCAAAAAACGCACTTGAACTTGCAGAGTTTTTGGAGTCTCACCCTAAAGTAAAAAAGGTAAACTATCCAGGGTTAAAGAGCAATGCAAACTATCAAAATGCTCAAAAATATTTTGACAACGGTGCAAGCAGCGGTCTTTTAAGCTTTGAAGTTGGCTCTCTTGAAGAGGCTGTAAAGATCGTAGATGCTACTAAGCTCTACTCTCTTGTCGTAAATATCGGTGACTCAAAGTCGATAATCACACACCCTGCTTCAACTACTCATCAGCAGCTTACACAAGAAGAGCTTATTGCCTGCGGAGTTCCTGCTGGACTTATTAGAATATCTTGCGGCCTTGAGAGCGCTGCAGACTTGATCGCGGATTTGAAACAGGCTCTAGAGGCGTAA